A genomic window from Streptococcus sanguinis includes:
- a CDS encoding insulin activator factor, whose translation MKSNKLLLVNGIASIIAGILIIYLSLQRSSFEFVDLILSFIENYIWGVLIVLINLFLLMLSLAGMSHYAGDSRVNKMNHQMLLFASIMGFIPFLAIFAGLLSIGAGVLYLQDLQNF comes from the coding sequence ATGAAGTCGAATAAATTGTTATTGGTAAATGGGATTGCGAGTATTATAGCGGGAATTCTGATCATTTATTTGTCTTTACAAAGATCAAGTTTTGAGTTTGTTGATTTGATTCTCAGCTTCATTGAAAATTACATCTGGGGAGTTCTGATTGTGCTAATTAATCTTTTCTTGTTGATGCTTTCCTTAGCTGGTATGTCTCATTATGCTGGGGACTCAAGGGTCAATAAGATGAATCATCAGATGCTGCTTTTTGCATCCATCATGGGATTTATTCCTTTTCTAGCTATCTTTGCAGGCCTTCTATCCATAGGAGCTGGGGTTCTCTATCTTCAAGATTTGCAAAATTTTTAA
- the pabB gene encoding aminodeoxychorismate synthase component I: protein MHKKTIIDFKQLGQRLIFTNPIKELKTRRLDQVKELLTEIESWQEKGYYAVGYVSYEAAPAFEEKFQVHQDPLQKEYLLYFTIHDTAEQAAIPLTYEEVEMPAAWRGLTSEQEYEKAIETIHHHIRQGDTYQVNYTVQLCAELNPEDSLAIYNRLVVEQNAAYNAYVEHDETAILSISPELFFEEQRGQLTTRPMKGTTNRGLTLEQDREQAAWLAQDAKNRAENMMIVDLLRNDMNRISQTGSEHIERLCSVEQYSTVWQMTSTIKSQLHEGIGLAELFKALFPCGSITGAPKISTMAIIKATEKAARGVYCGTVGICLPDQRRIFNVAIRTIQLQAGKAVYGVGGGITWDSTWKSEYIETQQKSAVLYRKNPRFDLISTGKMTDGKLTLQDQHLQRLTEAASYFAYPFEQDKLKQELEETCAQLDKGQDYRLRIALKKDGSIELETAPLLPLTETFRKAKLVEQTANLAQPFTYFKTSHRPHLTLEQQEQIYYNTQGQLLETSIGNLLLELDGKLYTPPAELGLLKGTYRQQLLDKGQATEKVLTLADLAQAEKIYACNAVRGVYELEIDKGEL, encoded by the coding sequence ATGCACAAGAAAACGATTATTGATTTTAAGCAGTTGGGCCAACGCCTGATTTTTACGAATCCCATCAAGGAGCTAAAGACTCGTCGTCTTGACCAAGTAAAGGAACTTTTGACAGAGATTGAGAGCTGGCAGGAGAAAGGATACTATGCTGTCGGTTATGTCAGCTATGAAGCAGCTCCAGCCTTTGAGGAAAAGTTTCAGGTTCATCAGGATCCGCTCCAGAAAGAATACCTCCTCTACTTTACTATCCACGATACGGCCGAGCAGGCTGCCATTCCCTTGACCTATGAGGAAGTGGAAATGCCAGCGGCTTGGCGAGGGCTGACTTCTGAGCAAGAGTATGAAAAGGCCATCGAAACTATTCACCATCATATCCGCCAAGGCGATACTTATCAGGTCAACTACACGGTACAGCTGTGCGCGGAGCTCAATCCTGAGGATAGCTTGGCTATTTACAACAGGCTGGTTGTCGAGCAAAATGCGGCCTACAATGCCTATGTAGAGCATGACGAGACTGCCATCTTGTCCATCAGTCCTGAACTCTTTTTCGAGGAGCAGCGAGGTCAACTGACCACTCGTCCTATGAAAGGAACCACCAATCGGGGACTGACCTTAGAGCAGGATAGAGAGCAGGCTGCATGGTTGGCCCAGGATGCCAAAAACCGAGCAGAAAATATGATGATTGTCGATTTGCTGCGCAATGACATGAACCGTATTTCTCAGACGGGCAGCGAGCACATTGAGCGGCTCTGCAGCGTCGAACAATACTCTACAGTCTGGCAGATGACCTCTACCATCAAAAGCCAGCTGCATGAGGGAATCGGACTAGCAGAACTTTTCAAGGCACTCTTTCCTTGCGGATCTATCACAGGTGCGCCTAAAATCTCGACCATGGCTATCATCAAGGCGACAGAAAAAGCTGCCCGCGGTGTCTACTGCGGTACAGTCGGCATTTGCCTGCCAGACCAGAGACGGATTTTCAACGTGGCCATCCGCACCATCCAGCTACAGGCTGGCAAGGCCGTCTATGGTGTTGGCGGGGGAATCACTTGGGACAGCACGTGGAAATCCGAATACATCGAAACCCAGCAAAAATCAGCCGTCCTCTATCGGAAAAATCCGCGATTTGACCTGATTTCCACTGGAAAAATGACGGATGGGAAGCTGACCTTGCAAGACCAACACCTGCAAAGACTGACAGAAGCAGCTAGCTACTTCGCCTATCCTTTTGAGCAAGACAAACTGAAGCAAGAGCTAGAAGAAACCTGCGCTCAGCTGGATAAAGGGCAGGATTACAGGCTGCGTATAGCTCTTAAAAAAGACGGCAGTATTGAGCTAGAAACTGCTCCTCTACTGCCACTGACGGAGACTTTCAGAAAGGCAAAACTGGTTGAGCAAACAGCCAATCTAGCCCAGCCTTTTACCTATTTCAAGACCAGCCATCGGCCTCATCTGACCTTGGAGCAGCAAGAACAGATTTACTACAATACTCAAGGCCAACTGCTGGAAACCTCTATCGGAAATCTACTGCTGGAGCTAGACGGCAAGCTCTACACGCCTCCAGCTGAACTAGGCCTGCTCAAGGGCACCTATCGCCAGCAGCTACTGGATAAGGGGCAAGCTACTGAAAAAGTTTTAACGCTGGCTGATCTGGCTC